The stretch of DNA TTCATAgacctacccatatgctacgggtgtggtattaggggtcacattcagagggattgttgtTCGTCCCGCCAGAGTATGGGCAGGGGTATGGCACAGTCagctagttctgcagctactacatccgcatcaCCTCCTCTAGCTCGAGGCATTCCAACACCCGCTGGGCATGGTGCAACtagggtggtgcacagagttcaggacgacccagccatttctatgctatgaggggttgccAGAGTTCAAAGGCTTCTCCAGATGcagtcacaggtatattgactgtccaatctcgtgatgtatatgctcttattgatcccggttccactttgtcatatgtcactccctatgttgcAATGGAATTCGGGATAGAACCAGAATAGCTTCATGAGTCATTTTCTATATCTATTCCGGttgatgagtctattatggtcgcGCGGGTTTATAGAGATTATGTTGTAACGGTGCAtagtcgggacaccatggccggtCTCATttaattggggatggttgatttttatgtaataatggggatggactggctttgttcatgttttgccaagcttgattgccgaaccaaaaTTGTTaagtttgaatttccaaatgaccCAGTTATTGAGTGTAAGGGGGATGACGTAGTGCTGAATGGTAGGTTTATttattaccttaaggccacgaagatgatcaacaaggggtgtatttaccatttagtCTGGGTTACGGACATCGATGTTGCACCTACACTTAAGTCAGCGCCCGTTGTTAATGAATTTGTGGAGGTCTCTCCtaatgagctccctgggattccacCTAACAGTGAGATTAATTTTtgaattgatgtgatgccaggcatgcagcctatatctattccaccctatagaatggcCCTGGCAGAATTAAAGGAACGAAAGGAACAATTGAATGATTTGTTAGAGAAgagttttatccggccaagtgtgtcgccttggggcgcactggttctctttgtaagaaagaaagatagatcactgagaatgtgtattgactatcggcagctcaacaaggtcacgatcaagaataagtacccactaccaaggatagatgacttgtttgaccaatttcaAGGTGCTAAGTATTTATCCAAGATCGACCAAAGATCGGGATATCACCAATTAAAGATCAGGGAGCACGATATtctgaaaatagctttcaggacccgttatgggcactttgaatttctggtgatgtcttttgggctaacaaatgccccgacagctttcatggatcttatgaatcgagtatTCAAGCATgttctcgactcctttgtgatagtgttcattgatgacattcttgtatattcaagaagtcgagaggaccatgacGATCATCTCAAGGCAGTTCTGCAGACTCTATATCAACACAAGTTGTATGCGAAgattttgaagtgtgaattttttcttgaatctatcacattcttgggtcatgttgtctctagtgaaGTAATCAAGGTTAATCCTCAGAAGATCGCAGTTGTGAAGAATTGTCCTAGACatacaactccaatagagattcgtaATTGCTTGGGCTTAGCTGGGTACTACACGAAATTTGTGGAGGGTTTATCTACTCTTGCCTCtgcattgactaaattgacgcagaaggcagcTAAATTCCAATGGACAGACGCTtctgaaaggagcttccaagagttgaaatcaagattgactacagcACTGGTGTTGACCTTACCAGACGGTTCAAacgggtttgtggtgtattgtgatgcttcacggatCATACTTAGGTATTATTGATGCTATATGGTAAtgtgatcgcttatgcttctaggcaactcaagtatcatgagaagaactatccaacacatgacttagaactcgCGGCGGTGGTGTTTGCACttaagatttggcatcattatttgtatggggtccatgtagatatattcacgaaccataagagccttcaatatattttcaaacagaaggaattgaatctgaggcacagaagatggcttgagttgctcaaagaCTACgatattgatattctatatcatccggggaagggtaatgttgtggcggatgctcttagctggaaatctatgggtagtttggctcattttgaggcatatcaaaggttgttgtccaaggaagttcaccgattagcTAGTTTGAGAGTTCATCTTGCGGaatctagtgaaggaggggtgattgtgcaaaatagggctaaaTAATCGCTTGTTGTGAAAGTCTAGGAGAAGCAATACGACGATCCGTttttggtacaattgaaggaggggattaaTAAATATAAGACCATGGCTTTTTCTATTGGCCCAGATGATtgcacactaaggtaccaagggcgattatatgttccaaatgtagatggtctccgggaaagaatcatgaccgaggctcacaattccaggtattccatgcacccaggctctacaaagatgtaccatgatcttaaggaggtttgttggtggaatgatatgaagaggaatgtagcggaattTGTGgtaagatgtccaaattgtcagcaagtgaaggccaaacACCAAAGGCACAGAACATAGAAGTTCCAATGTataagtgggagatgatcaatatggattttgtggtaggactacccaGCAtgcctcgtaagtttgactcgatttgggtgattgtggatcgattcattaaatcagcacacttcttacctgttaaggctaccgacacagtagaacagtatgctcagttgtatatcaaagaaatagtcagggtGCATGGCACTCCGGTTTCTATTATCTCAtatcgaggggcacagttcacaactaatttttggaagaaatttcagcaaggtttgggtactcaggtgaatcctAGTACAGCCTTCCATCTACTGACCGACGAGCAGGCAAAGCGGACTAtccagacgctcgaggatatgttgcacgcttgtgttcttgacttaaagggtagctgggatgatcattaaCTGCTCATAGAAtgtgcctacaacaacagttatcatgctagcattcagatggaaccattcgaggctctatatggtaggagatgtagatctcccattgggtggttcgaggttggggaagcagagtttatagggccagacctcgtgtatcaggctatggagaaggttaaggtcaTTAAGGAACGGTTGAAAAATGCTCAGAGTTGTCAGAGGTCCTATTTGGATATGCGtcgcagggatttggagttcaaagaggataattgggtattcttgaaggtttcccccgtGAATGGTATAATgtgatttgggaagaaagggaaattgagacCGCAGGTATATCGagtcgtacaaaatcattcagcggattggtcaggtggctgaTAGGCATGAGCTACAACCAGAGATGTCCTTAGTGCACCCgttgtttcatgtatctatgttgaagaaggtagtcgGAGACCTGGCACTCATTGTtttggttgagactattgaggttaaagaagaattgacttatgaggagattccgattgccattcttgatagccaggttcgaaagctgagaaaTAAGGagattgcctctgtgaaagtgctatggagaaaccaacaggttgaagaggccacctgggaggccgaggaggagataaagaagaagtatcctcatttgtttgaataatcATGTAGTTGTGTTCTCTAAAAATGTTAAGAAcctactttctatgaattatgtttcCCTTGTACAGTTTATGTTAAGGATGATCCTTTTTGGTAATATAATGTTTATGACATAGTGGTCAGTGTTGTTTCCATGTTGTGTTATATTGTTGTGTTATGGTTATGCTGTTAGGACTGGtttttgggattctctgacaggtggataggcccaattacatggGAGACTCTAGCAAAataatttagggagttagtcaaaatttggaactgctggtgtATGAAGTAATAGTTGAGTCACATTGGATGCTGATggcggattttgaccctcattaaaggacgaatgatcctaagtgggggaggatgtaagaccccgtaaaattATACCTATAACccagggtttcgtggtgccgaggtaggctattgtatttgaggattgtagaaattcttcacggTGAGCTGGCTCGCTGCGGTACGGACTTTTTAGGTTGTATAATGCGTTGGGGAATTGGAGGAAGAATTGTTGCAGAACATGGCACTgctgcgatccattatgcgaccgcagaactactCCGCGGACCGCAAATCTGCCGCGGAGTGGATAAAAACATGACCCATTTTTGGAGGTTGTTTTGCTGTCaactatgcgaccgtataatcaTTTCTCGAGCCGTACATCCGTCGCAGAACTAGCATGAGAAAATTTCGGAGGGAGATTCTACGGcgcgttatgcgaccgcataactgttctgcgggtCGTAGAATAGCCGCAGACTTGATCAGGCCTGCTCAGTTTTAGGACCATTTTTACGGTCCCCCTTGCAGACCGTATATTCGTTTAGCGGTCTGGTCTGCAATCGCGGGCCCGGTTTCGTAAAGTTTGGGAAAATtttacccgatcccatttttataaaatgaCCTTAGGGGTTATTTTGGAAGGTTCGAGCTGATGTTTAGAGATAGTGGAGTGCTCTAAAGAGAGAGGAGAATCCCCAAGCACTTTGTTCATAAATCCTTGCTCAAgccttggagaattcacaaggagaaCTTGCAAAAAGTTGTCtactaagaggtaagattctagacCTAGCCTTCTATTTCGAATTTGGGGCAGAAACTGGGTAATTAGGAGTGTGATTCTTAGGAATGGGAGTTGTTCTtgtgcatgcatgtaccaataaggatgATGGGGAGGTCATCTAACTAATATGAGTAAGCTCTTGGTATTGgattggttgtggggtgaaggagaccttgtagaagaaccttgtagctaAATTTGCATACATAGTGTTTGgtgaaatgcttaaatgagctgaaCCTATGAacttcttcctaattatggttcgatTTTGTCGTCTCtttaatagattgaagttgctatgaTTTTTGGAATGTAGTAGTGTGAGGCCCAATAAAATTTCACCTAGAACCCGGAGTTTCGTGGCTCCAAGGTTGAGTAATGTGATTGAGGGTTCTAGAAATTCATCGAGGGGAGCTTGATCGCCGCGGTACAGACTTTGTGGATTGTACAGTACGCCggggaattgaaagaattattttgAAGACCATGGCATTtatgcggtccactatgcgaccgcagaaccactttgTGGGCCGCAGATCAGCCACGGAGTAAAGCAGAACTTGAGCTAATTTTAAGGACCATTATGCGTCCGCATCACCATTTTGCGGGATGCACAATCCATCACAGATCCAGCATAAGAAAACATCAGAAGGAGGTcttgcagtccattatgcgaccgtagaacttATCTGCGAGCTGCAGATCTGTCGTATACCTGTCCAGCCCTGCCTCGTAAGTTGtaattatgattggctcaagcTCTTATGTATCATGAtccgagttattccttataaatttgactattctgaataaactctgtgtcaaaagatatatgttcaaaatgtattcCTAATGCTCTTATCATATCATGTTATCCTTCTAGATTGTAATCAAATGTGACCATTTATCGAAATATTATGAATTCAATTATGTCTCAATTGctagctattatgccaaattgtgtaagaaagcTCAAAGTGCCTAAGAACTTATCTGTGGGCCACATATttgtcgcagacctgtccagccCTACCCAATTTTTGGGACCCTTTCTGCAGTCCCCTTTGCGGGCCCGATACCTGATTGTCTGTGACCGCAGACCCGACTTCGTATAGCTTAAGTTTGGAAAACTTCACccaatcccatttttataaaaaaaaaataacttgGGGTTTATTTGGCTGGTCCtaactgatattttagagagaggaaagtggtctagagtgagagggAAACTCCTAAGCTAAtttttcatcaatctttgctcaaaacttggataattcacaaggcaaactcacaagatcttcatccaagaggtaaggttccatagcctagtcttcaatttcgagtttgggatagAAGATGGAtaatggggagtgtgattcttaggtATGGTGGTGTTATCTATACATGCATGTACTAACAAAgttgtgggaaggttgttgagctcaaaaGGGTAGATATttggttgtgggatgaaggaatccaccgtATGAGAACCTTGAAAACATAATGcccacatagtgtttgataagatgctcaaatgagctgaaaccacgaATGTCTTCCTAATTTAtgctcaattttgttatgtctcaaaatagattgaggtttCTAGGATTTACATAtcattgtagtacttaaggaAGCTCAAAGCGAGATATCTTGGCTAAACACCTCTTGTAGAATCGAATCCATGATGTCCTCATAAGTTCtaattatgattggctcaagctcttatgtctcatgttccgagttattccttataaatttgactatttcGAATAAACTctatgtcaaaagatatatgttcaaaatataTTCAGAATGATCTTATCATATCGTGTTATCCTTCGAGATTGTAATCAAATGTGACCATTTGTCGAAATATTATGAATTCAATTATGTCTAAATTGctagctattatgccaaattatgaAAGAAAGCTTAAAGTGCCTAAGAACTTATCTTCGGGCCGCAGATCTATCTCAAACCTGTCCAGCCCTGCCTAGTTTTTGGGGCCTTTTCTGCGGTCCCCTTTGCTGGCCGCATACATATTTTGCGGTCCGGTCTGGGACCGCAAACCCGGCTTAGTAGAGCTTAAGTTTGGAAAACTTCACCTGATcccattttttataaaaaaatcaaCTTGGGGTTTATTTGGATGGTCCtaactgatattttagagagaggaaagtggtctagagtgagagcGAGACTCGtaagctaattgttcatcaatctttgctcaagacttggataattcacaaggaaaactcacaataTCTTCATCCAAGagataaggttccataccctagtcttcaatttcgagtttgggatagaagatgggtaatggggagtgtgattcttaggtATGGTGGTgttatctatgcatgcatgtactaacaaagttgtgggaaggttgttgagcttAAAAGGGTAGATATttggttgtgggatgaaggaatctaccgtaggaggaccttgaaaacataatgcccacctagtgaTTTATAagatgctcaaatgagctgaaaccgcGAATGTATTCCTAATTTGTGCTCTATTTTgatatgtctcaaaatagattgaggttgctaggaTTTCCAGATCATTATAGTACTTAaggaagctcaaagcgaggtatgttggctaaactcctcttgtagaatTGAATCCATGATATCCTCATAAATTGtaattatgattggctcaagctcttatgtctcatgttccgagttaatccttataaatttgactatttcAAATAAACtctgtgtcgaaagatatatgttcaaaatgtattcTGAATGCTCTTCTCATATTGTATTATCCTTCGAGATTGTAATCAAATGTGACCATTTGTCGAAATATTATCAATTCAATTATGTCTCAATTGctagctattatgccaaattatggAAGAAAGCTCAAAGTGCCTAAGAACTTATCTGTGGGCCGCAGATCTATCGCAGACCTATCCAGACCTACCCAGTTTTTGGGACCTTTTCTGCGGTCCCCTTTAAAGGCCACATACCTGTTTTGTTGTCCGGTCTGCGACCATAAACCCGGCTTAGTAGAGCTTAAGTTTGGAAAACTtcacccgatcccatttttataaaaaacaaaaacaactTGGGGTTTATTTTGGCTGGTCCtaactgatattttagagagaggaaagtggtctagagtgagagggAGACTCCTatgctaattgttcatcaatctttgctcaagacttggataattcacaaggaaaactcacaggatcttcatccaagaggtaatgttccataccctagtcttcaatttcgagtttggagtagaagatgggtaatggggagtatgattcttaggtatgGTGGTGTTATCTATACATGCATGTACTAACAAAGTTGTGGAaaggttgttgagctcaaaaGGGTAGATATttggttgtgggatgaaggaatccaccgtAGGAGGACCTTGAAAATATAATGcccacctaatgtttgataagatgctcaaatgagctgaaaccacgaATGCTTTCCTAATTTGTGCTCAATTtagttatgtctcaaaatagattgaggCTGCTAGGATTTCCGGAtcattgtagtacttaaggaAGCTCAAAGCGAGGAATGTTAGCTAAACCCCTCTTGTAGAATCAAATCCATAATGTCCTCGTAAGTTGtaattatgattggctcaagcTCTTATGTCTCATGTTACGAGTTAAtccttataaatttgactattccgaataaactctttgtcgaaagatatatgttcaaaatgtattacgaatgctcttatcatattgtgttATCCTTTGAGATTGTAATCAAATGTGACCATGTGTCGAAATATTATGAATTTAATTATGTCTCAATTGctagctattatgccaaattgtggaagaaagctcaatgtgcctaagactcttattttctcatatgtgtactaaaAGTCATGATTAGAGATGCTTTGTTATTGATAATCCATGATGACgtttgaaagtgaaaggggtgaacataaaatatgaaatatggccgacgtgccaagaatgatattacctttgtggccactagtgccaataaaatgaaaagatgagTAAAAGACTATGAAATGAGCTGAAAGTCCTTTGTATAATAAACATTTGgaagtatcgatagtcaccgaggaagggtaggttgaagtGACCTAACCCCGAACCTACACGTGCCGGTATAGGTGAgtattgtgattattccccttatttggtatgagattgatgtgatgatatTATTCCATTTAAATGGGATGAGACTATTGCTAGCAAAGGATGATGTCAATCcatacggcattgtggtgagacagcttagacggtcgggtcgagatcggacatCATGCCGTACACATAGTGGTGATTGATTGTGATTGAGATAATGATTGAGGTTGTGAcaatgattgtgattgtggttgatgtatttgggtgagacggcctagacgatcgggccgtgatcgtaCTCCGTGCTaaatcacggtggtatatcggtgctaaagatctcccaacctaaaatatggaaatttacttgaaaacttatcttgctcctaacttgatgtcttgatgttgtttgaggatCCCATTAAATCTATAATTATTCTTCCTTGCTTTATTACGCtatctattgagagggtgtttagttattcatactagtattattccatatgtactaacgtcccttttgtcggggtgCCACATCTTTACTAGAAGcatgtggttccacagcaggcggctTTGATCAGtaatagcggtacaccctctttccagctgacttggtgagccccactttatttcggggtcgtgtgtcttttgttccttgtgtattatgtattgaggtatagccggggccttgttgccggcgctatcatcgtactcttttgtatctattagaggctccgtagacatggtgtgggttgtagGTTGGTGtagggaaagtcaaactagtaatgttgtattgtaccacatgttccacttcaaactatgaaagtgtatgtattttgaaacttataaatgatgtaactaatgataatgaattggtgttgttcacatgatcctCCTCATTGTCCAATTAATGAAATAGATCctctctttattcatgagtgagttaggatagaaggtattgtacaggcttgcttgGTCGGGTTATCTCGATTGAGCgttggtcgcgctccccgaggtcggggcgtgacaagtagtaaattaatgaaagctcaagcgaggtatgttggctaaactcatcttgtagaatcgaattccatgatgtcctCGTAAGTTGCAATCATGATTGGCTCATGTTCTTATTTCTCATATTCCGAGTCCTTCCTGACAATTTTGATGTCTCTAAATAAGTGTTGTGTTGCAAGatgtatgtattcaaaatgtgttaaaATTGTTCCTATCATATCATGATCTCCTCCGAGAATGTAACCCAGTATGACCAATGTATCAAAGGTGCTATGATTTAAAATCCTATTTCAATTGCAAGTTATTGGGCCTAATTGTGGAAAAAagactcaatgtgcttaagactcttattgCTCATATATGAACTTAAAGTCTTGATTATAGAtgcccttattgttgataacccatgtgatgcttgaaagtgaaaggagtGAGTATGAAATATGAGATACGGCCGACGTACCAAGAATGAAATTAcacttgtggccactagtgccaatgataTGAAAAGgcatgtgaaagattatgaaatgaactgTAACTCCTTTCTGtaacaaatattttgggagtatcatttagtcaccgaggaaggatcggttgaaataacctaaccctgaaactacatatgccggtgtaggagtgattgaggggtaaattccCGTATTTATGtgttgatattattccccttaaatgggatgaaattgatgtgttgagattattccccttaattgggatgagatgattgctagcgggatgtgatgtgatgtcgacccacacggcactattgtgagacggcttagccgatcgggttgatatcggatgccatgtcgtgcacgtggtggtgttgtgattggatgtctttgggtgagatggcttagccgatcgggccgtgatcggactccgtgctaataaaacggtggtatatcggtactaaagatctcccaacttaaaatattggaatttaattgaaatttgcctttctcttaacttgacactttgatattgtttgaggctctcatTCATTCCATATTTTTTTCTCATTGTACTGTTACtagttctattgagagggtgtttagttttacatactagtactattccatatgtactaacgtcccttttgctgggggcgctgcattttttaatggatgcaggtggttccacaacaggcgaCATCGATCAATGATAGtggtacaccctcttctcagctgacttggtgagccccactccaTTTCGGTTTCTTGTATCTTTTGTACCTTatgtatagtgtt from Nicotiana tomentosiformis chromosome 11, ASM39032v3, whole genome shotgun sequence encodes:
- the LOC138901422 gene encoding uncharacterized protein gives rise to the protein MEKVKVIKERLKNAQSCQRSYLDMRRRDLEFKEDNWVADRHELQPEMSLVHPLFHVSMLKKVVGDLALIVLVETIEVKEELTYEEIPIAILDSQVRKLRNKEIASVKVLWRNQQVEEATWEAEEEIKKKYPHLFE